A portion of the Oncorhynchus nerka isolate Pitt River linkage group LG27, Oner_Uvic_2.0, whole genome shotgun sequence genome contains these proteins:
- the LOC115111831 gene encoding small integral membrane protein 15, with the protein MIDVRAWAEYVVEWAAKDPYGFLTTVILALTPLFIASALLSWKLAKMIEARDREQKKKQKRQENIAKAKRIKKD; encoded by the coding sequence ATGATTGACGTGCGGGCGTGGGCGGAGTACGTGGTGGAGTGGGCGGCTAAGGACCCGTACGGCTTTCTGACGACGGTTATCCTGGCGCTCACACCCCTCTTCATCGCAAGCGCCCTGTTGTCGTGGAAACTGGCCAAAATGATTGAGGCGCGCGACCGCGAGCAGAAGAAAAAGCAGAAACGCCAGGAGAACATCGCCAAAGCCAAGAGGATCAAGAAAGACTGA